GCAACGGCAGGCAAGACGTGCGGCACACCATCAGCATATATAGGGAGCGTGGGGGGCGCATGCATGCACGGGAGGTTACTCGTCGTGGCATGATGCAAAGCTGCCGCGGTGTCGACGTGTCGTCGTCTTTGGTTAAGTGCGCAAGCGATCAGCGACGCCCGGTCGGGGTCGCCATTACAGTTTCGGCCTCCCGCTGTTACATCATATCCATGGCCAGAGCGAAGTGAGCAGGCCGGACAAAGGAGCAACTCTTCGAAGAGCTAGTACGATTGAACACACACACATAAGTGTCAAAAAAaaacccacacacacacaagaagaagaaaaggaaaagtctGATTACACTCTTGAATTATCGTAAAAGTTCGATTTCAaattttcaactacaaaactggATAACATAGACCATCAAACTGTTGAAATCAGGCAAATTTAGCCCTTAGGGtagttttgaaggtggtttttattttttaaaaaaaataaaaagtctaattagatctaaaaaatcaaaacaaattcattttaaatcagaaaaatttgaaattagtaTCAAAGATTTTCTAAATATATAATCTatctagtattttttttttgcggaagGGGCTGGAAGCCCATGTATTCATCCCCAGAAGATTACATTCAGCCCCCCTGGAGAAAGATAAAATTACAACTGACCCCACACAACACAATCTCCAGGCGGACAGATTTACAGAAACGACCGTAACTAACAACAGAAATGCACTGATGTCCTTCGCCGTCATCATCTCCGATCCCGAGGGCATGCCGCCTTCCGAACCGCTGGAGCCGGTGAAGGACCGTCGTAGCCGGGACACAAGCTCCATAACCAAACCCATCGGCGCGACCTCCAGCTTTTGTAAGCCGCAAGATGTGGACGTCGTGGTGTATCGGCAGTCACCGCTGGGGATTTGGCCGAGCAACAGAGGCACCGTCGGCGACGCCGACGAGCCAGAGAAGCCTCCGAAGCCGCAAGCGAACCAGAGAATGCCAGTGACCCCGAGGAAACAAAACCCTAACCAGGGGAGCAAATTTTCCTCCACCCCGACCGCACATAGGGGAAAGAACACGCACTTCTTCCTCGCAAGCAATGGAGCAACACTGCAGGTCCCCACCATCGGAGCCCGAGCTGAAGCCGGCACCGTCACCGCGGATAAAGAGGGCGGAGCAGAACTCACAGGGCGAGCCCCGGCAGCTACCTCGTCGCACCCGCCATAGAGAGACGACAACTTCACCACTGCCTCGCCAAAGCCGACACCGGATCCACCGCCATCAACGTCGGAGAAGGCCCCGAAGCACCTTATTTGCCACTGCACAGCCCCGTCCCGCGCGCCATCGCTGGCGAGCTGGACCGAAACGGAGCGGAGCGCCAAAATATCCCCCCGACGCCAACTAGACGCCGTGGATAAGGGAGCCTAAAGCCTAAACCTATCTAGTATTGCTCTATTAgaatcttagttattcaaaaataataggtaTAACTACAAGCAACGAAATATTATGAATGTAAAAAAATTAGATATGAATAACTGACAAGTATCGTGCCAATAGATATGttaaatttttagaaaacttttgatatccatttcatatttttttaattaaaatgaattacttatgattttttatttaaatttgaatatttttaattctcagaAAATGGAAAACCACATTCAAAACCACGTAAGgggccaaatttgtccggtatcaatagttggatggtctctattatccggtttcgtagttaaaggttgaaaatcagacttttgtgaTAATTGAAGAATGTAAATCGGACTTTTTCCAAGAAAAAAACACCGAAACAGGTCACCATCTTCCTTTGCTCACACGCACCGGGGGTTTTGAAGCAGAAGGAAATGTACGGCCTCTCGTTCTTCTACAATCATACGACTTCTCGcgttgtggagctgtaggtccTATAACTTGTCTGTAACATTGCTTGAGTCAGCTGCACGTTATAGGCAAACTAATATAACACAATTGTCTACTATTAGTGTTACTGATCTATCTTAAGCCAATAGTGTCACAACAGTTTTGCACACATTGATGATCTATCGGGTTACTTGAATGTGATGGTTCACCACCGCCGCGTGCTGAAACCGCGATAGATTGCCCCTGTACGTTTTGTGTGTACGCGCATCTAAGACACAAAGAACACGAGTAACGCAAGCATTCGTGAGTAaacctctcttctctctcttttttttgtgagGAATAAACCTCTCCTCTCAGATGCAAAAGGCTCTTAGAATGGTTCAAACGCATTGTCGATCGGTTATTATTGCACTTTAACACACCAAATTCAAACTAAAATCCTCTTTAACATGGCAAAAACGTGAACCGTCCTCCAACACCTTCTTCATACTCCATGCACCGCTGCAGGGAAAAAAAAGGCTACCAAGTTTATTATTTCCAACGTAATAACTAGTTATCTCCAACAagcatgtactccctccgttccaaaagaCACAGAATTCTCGATCACCTCGACAAGTGGTCACCAGGTTTTTTCTTTAATGCCTCTCATCATCTAGATAGAGCTGTAATATCCGTTCATGAACGAACACACGTACACCAGCTCTGCTCGCCAAGTTGCACCTCTGTTTTGCATTGCAGCACGGCAAAACCCATAACCAATGTTCTTAAGGCGCTGCGGCGACTCGTGGCGACCTACCCCCTCACAACGCCTAGGCGTATAAGGCGCGCGGCGAGACGACGCCATAGACATACCCTAAATATACTATGACAGCAAAAAATTTAGTACATAGCCACTAACATACAAGTTGATTTTAAATGGCAGAAAGAGCCACGCACTGCTAAATCTACCAGTAGAGGACCAGAGGCATAAAGCAGAGCAAGCACAAGCAAAGTAAGTTAGGAAGACCGGAGAGGAGCTGAAAAGCAGAGCAGAGGAAAGGAAGACTGGAGAGCAGCAGAGCAGCAGAGAAGAGGGAAGGAATTACCTGGCCATTGCGGTCTTGCAGGGGTTGCACGAGGCCGCGGAGGACAAGCAGAGGAGGTGCACGGAGGCGGGGCCGCACGGGGCTGTGGACCAGCAGAGGCGGCGCAGCGCGGAGGCGAAGAGCAGGCGGtgccgcgcgggcggcggagaTGCCCAGGGCCGCGCGGGTCCTCGCGGACTGGCAGAGATGCGCAAGGCCGCGCGGTTCCTCGCGGACTGGGAGATGCGCGAGGCTGCGGGGTCACCGTTGCCGCCTCACCGAGATCCGCCCCGCCAGGTGAGATCTCCCGCGCTTCTTCCCTGTTTCCCTCTCTTCCTTCCCTCTCATGTTCGTTTCTAGTTTCCCTCGGTCGATTAAGCCAGCATACGACTTTTGCCGCTCGATATCGTGCCCAATCCCTGCCCTTCCTCTATTTCCTGCTCGGTTTCCCGCCTGCCCGCCATGCCCGCTCGATTTCCCGCGCGTACCAAGGATGACGGCCGCCTCATCCTCCATGGCGTCCAGAGGACGCCTTTGGACGCCTAGGCGGACGCCTTGCTCCTGAGGCGGACGCCATACGCATCCTGGCAAGGCGAGGGGGACGCCTACCACTCCGAGGGCTCCttgacgcctaggcgacgccttaagaACATTGCCCATAACCAACAACGGAAATGGAGCGTCCTTGGGTATGTAACGGAAGGCGCCCTTGCATCCGCCTGCCGACCCGTGAATAGGGATGAAAGCGGGACGGGAAATTTCTGTACCGACCGACATCGTATTCCGTATTACGATACCATTCTCATTTATTGAAAAACATAAAAGTTATCATttgcaattaattttatagtCATATTTTACTGTATTTGATTTTATtagtttcataaatatggaaaAATCCCGACCCGACCGCTTTCGTTTTCCGTATTGTAATATCGCTACCGACCATTCCCAATCATTTTCATCCCTACCCGTGAAGCTGGATCGAAAAACCGACCTGCACACCGGAGTCCGGAGTGCAACCAAACTAAGGTGGTGTTTAGTTGTTGAAAAAGTTTAGGTtctggtactgtagcatattttgttgttatttggcaattaatgtctaatcatgaactaattatgcttaaaagattcgcctcgtatgaatcagttaaactgtgtaattagttattttttctactatatttaatgctccatacatgtatctaaagattcgatgtgacggatactgtacAAAAATTTATGGAAACTAAGGGGGtttttagttggtgaaaaagtttgggtttggatatgtagcatgtttcgttgttatttagtaattaatgtccaattatggataattaggcttaaaaaattttTTTATCCTAATCAGTTGAACTgtacaattagttattttttccaactacatttaatgctccatgtatatatgtccgaagatttgatgtgacggataatagaaagttttttttgaactaaacgCCCCCAAACACCCCGGCCAACAACCCGGTCAACTGGCACGCGCAGCCCGGCAGAGCAGGCGCCTGCAGTGCAGCGGCCAGGCAAGGCCAGGCAACGACAGCCCAGCTCACTGCACGTCGTCGGCGCcgcagcaccgccgcgccgaggccccgcgggcggcgccgcgcgtCGGGTCAGCAGGCCGGCGGCCAACTCGCCGCCTGCCCCCGCTGCCACGCGCATTTACTACCCGCCTGGGCTGGGACTGGGCGGGCGCTGCCCCAACGGCCCAACCCCTCTCCCCTCTGCCACCACCGTCTTAATGGTCGCTCCGGTGATCGCACCCACCGAAACCCTTCGCCACCCCATCCTCCCCGGCGACCCCTATATATACACGCCCAACCTCCCCGCCCCACCTTCAAAACCCACAcgcccccctcccctcactGCGTCCTCGACTCCCAtcctcggctcagctagctagccttctccttctccacctcgccgcgctAGACCGGCCGGGGCACCatgagcgccgccaccgccgccgagcagCAACcggagccgcccgccgccgggacCACTCCGCCGGCGGTGATCCGCAACGCTCGCCACCGCCCCAGCACGCTCAAGCTGTGCTACCACCTCGCCGTCTCCAACTCCCCCTACCTCCTGCTCCCCCTCGCCACCGCCCTGGCCCTCCGCCCGATCCCCCGCCACCCCGACCCgctcccctccctcgccgccgccgcccgctccgccctCACCTCCAACACGCCCCTCACCCTCGccctcctcgccctcgccgccgccctcgccaccATCTACCTcatgcgccgcccgcgcgccgtcTACCTCCTCGACTTCGCGTGCTACAAGCCCGGGCCGGAGCACGTGATCACCCGCGAGACCTTCATGCGGCAGTCGGTGGGGGCGGGGACGTTCACGCCGGAGAACCTCGCGTTCCAGCGGAAGATCCTCGAGCGGTCGGGGCTGGGCCAGGGGACCTTCTTCCCGCGCGCGGTGCTGGcctggccgccgcgcccgccgtgcATGGCGGAGGCCCGCGCCGAGGCGGAGGCCGTCATGTTCGGCGCCGTCGACCAGGTGCTCGCCAAGACGGGCGTCCGGCCGTGCGACATCGGGGTCGTCGTCGTCAACTGCAGCCTCTTCAACCCGACACCGTCGCTCTCCGCCATGGTCGTCAACCACTACAAGCTCCGCGGGAACGTCGCCAGCTACAACCTCGGCGGCATGGGCTGCAGCGCCGGCCTCATCTCCATCGACCTCGCCAAGCAGCTGCTCCAGGTAACCAATTGgttaggattttttttcttttcttttttggtccCTTGCGATCGAGAGTTTTTCGAGAGGTGAGTGTGTTCTGGTGGGTTTGTTCAGCGACCGCCGGGGCAGAGGTGGGTTTGGAACTCGATCTATCGCCACCGGTGATCCGGGAACGGACGGTGGGGATGGAGCGCACAGATAAGGCACGGTGCTTTTGACTTGGGTTGACTCTGCATGAGGTTGCACGGGTGCACGATTCATCCATGTCAGTCGTCTCGCTCGTGCAGTGGTTGAAAGATAGATTGGTGGTACGAAAACCGGGTCCATGCAAGGAACTGTGACGAACTTTGACTGACGAGCTCTGGAATTAATTAATTGGCATCAATCATTCGTTTTATTATTCATGTTGCACTGATGACTGCTTCAACGTGCACAAACATAGAAGGATACGAAGTTTTTTATTCGTGTAACTATCGATTACTACCCGTTATCGCTATCATGCATTTTTCGTGCAAGTTTGAAAGTTTAGTACTCCCTTCCCTCGGATTCAAATTGCAAATCATTCCAGTTTTCTTAGAGAGGGAgagtcaaaatatttcaaatttgATCCTAATGAAGTACAAGTACTATCCATTAGTACTGGGACAGTAGGACCAAGAATCCGTCGTTTTGGCGACAAAATCTGCCGGTTTCAGCAGGTGTTGCCAAAACAAAATCAATAGTTCCAGATCACCCCCTAATCCATCCCAAGAGCTGTCGACTGGTCCTGGCAGCAGGAAGGAAGCGTCTAGAGGGCCGTCGACGTGTGCGATCAGATCAGGCCAGGCCAGCTGATGGCCAATCACAAGCTGCAACCCattgcttcttcttcctctccctttctctctctcgtaACGTTAATGGCGACCGGCCGCTGGGTGGGTCGTCCACATCAGGGTCACCAGCCAGCTGCTGCCCTGCGGCACGTAGCGCCTGCAACCACAGGGTTGTGGTGGTCTCCGCACGGGCGTGCAGCAGGACCCCTGCCGCTAGAAGCTCTGCCCTAGTCGTCAGACGTCAGGCGTCAGCAATTGATGACGATCGAGGACGTACAGCTAGCTGACGGAAAGCTCGCGGAGTGAATGGTCTGTTTGGTTCGTTCCGTGTGCTAGTTAGTTTGCGTTAGAAATAGTAATATTTTGACAATTAATTATGGTATCAAAttaagtcagtttacaaaattaattttagaaCTCTTGCACTAGGGACCCTGAAAAATCTAGTGAGGTCTTTGGCCGCGTAATTAGAGAATagtactgtagtatcactgtagccaatcattaattaattatcgtcattagattcgtcgcaaaatGTTACATCCATCcctgaaaaaattttacaaatagatttcattaTGGACTTGATAtatgaaagatttttttttggactTGCGTGCGCTAAGGAATAATGCCCTCTAATAGCATGTACAACGGTCAGCCGAGGCCGTTGTTTCGCCTCGATTCTATCAAAATACGTCTTTCTATCGGCAATTAAACGAAGAGAGAGAAGCCGTCGATTGTTTCGTCTACAACGTGAGCGCCTGCTCCCAGGCGAGGGGGCGGCGCAGCCTCGCGTTGTACGGGCCGCTGTTGCTCGTCGACGACTTGAGGATCCCGTACGAGCGATGGCGCCAAATTTTCCTTGCTGTGCGCTATTTTCCTCACCCCATGCCATCTCCTTTCTTCTCCGGGGACTTGAGCACGAGCACCATGGAGAAAGAGGAGAACACCATGGGAATTGGAAAGAAGGAGAACCGAGCATGAGCACCATGGCGGCCGGTCACACATCCATGTCTCTCACTCCCTCTGTCCCTCAATCCCTCCATTAGCTGGACACGGACCGCGACGGGTTCATCGACCTGGCAGAGTTCATTGCGttccacgcgcgccgccgccgccgacctccgcgCTGCCTTCCAGATCTACGAacccgacggcgacggccgcatcaccgccgcctcgccgcgcatCGGGGAGGgatgcagcaacagcagcagcggaGTAGACCTGCTTCTTCCGTTGGCGTCGTAGACCAGCTTCTTCCCGAGCTTCTCAACGCCGCCGCGCTTGCGGGGGAGATGAACAGAACGAGCTAGCAACCAAAAAAAATGTTTAGTAATACACTAATACTTGTGTTTTCATGATCTTGTAAAATTTATAGTAAAATAAATATAGGCCCAAATAATctcaacttgttttgttggatctgtcttgttttgctttgtatttaaaaaatatgaatATTTTATCTATTGATTTATTTGTGCTAGGGTGTTTAAATGCATATTAAATTATGTATTAATCCAACAAAATGTGAAACAATGTTTGTTAGACTCCTTTTTAGATTTACATTTCAAAATTGTAACTTTACTCTGGAGAAGTGTTTATTTGCTACAAAGAGCCATGCCAATTaatgtttatatatattttaTGATTTAATATGTTATATATAAGATACATGCGAATTATTTGAATGTATTATGAATTCTTTTATCTATGCAATAAAATGGCTACAAAGATCAATTATGCACGAGATCACTATGAGTTTGTGTGTTAAAAGATGAATTGATCACCCTGCAGACAGCCAAACAGACGGCCCATTGTACAAGCTGTATATTTAGCTATCTGTTTGTGGCAAAAAAAAATAGCAGCTGTCTACACTGTTGTACTTGTCCTAACCAAAGAAGGCCAATACCCACCCGTCGTCGCCATAAATTTTTGTGGTTGGGGGGACGTCGACGCGAGCGGTGGCACGGGGGTTTGACGCCGACGACTAGCCTTGATAGCTTAtctgatcatcatcatcatcatcaatctGACCGGCCCACCATGGTCCATGGCTGAAGGCTGCTTGTTGGTGGCGTGCAGGTGCACCGGAACACGTACGCGCTGGTGGTGAGCATGGAGAACATCACGCTCAACTGGTACTGGGGCAACAACCGGTCGATGCTCATGTCCAACTGCCTCTTCCggatgggcggcgcggcggtgctgctGACGAaccgcggcggtgcggcgcggcggcgcgccaagTACCAGCTGGTGCACACGGTGCGGACGCACCAGGGCGCCGACGACCGCGCCTACCGCTGCGTATTCCAGGAGGAGGACGAGTCCGGGCGCGTCGGCGTGGCGCTCTCCAAGGACCTGatggccgtcgccggcgaggcgctCCGCACCAACATCACCACGCTGGGCCCCCTCGTTCTCCCCTTGTCGGAGCAGATCCTCTTCCTGGCGTCCCTCGTTGGGCGCCGCGTGTTCGGCCTCCGCGCGCTCCGGCCCTACCTCCCGGACTTCAAGATGGCGTTCGAGCACTTCTGCAtccacgccggcggccgcgccgtgcTGGACACCGTCGAGCGGAACCTGGGGCTCAGCGGCTGGCACATGGAGCCGTCGCGGATGACGCTGCACCGGTGGGGGAACACCTCCAGCAGCTCGCTGTGGTACGAGCTTGCGTacgcggaggcgcagggccgaGTGCGGCGCGGCCACCGCGTGTGGCAGATCGCCTTCGGCTCCGGGTTCAAGTGCAACAGCGCCGTGTGGCAGGCGCTGCGCGACATCGACCCGGCGGAGGAGAAGGTGGGGAACCCTTGGGTGGACGAGATTCACAGGTTTCCCGTCGAGGTGCCCAAGGTCGAGAGCGTCgtcaccgccgcggcggcggcggcaccggagccggaggcggcgtcGTGAGGGTGGTGCGAGGCTTTTGTTTGTACAGGGCCGGCTTAAGGGGGAGGGCAGCCAGGGGGATGGCCCAGGGTCCATAAAGGAGGGGTCCAACATCTAGTATGTCGTAGATAGTGTACTTAATTTAACTTAGAGTATACCAGCACACAGTCAGTCACGCAACCAAACACGTAGGCCTTTCACCAAATATTAGGAGTCACACGTGACTGGTAGTCACACTATCACACATGATGAAATAATTATTTTATGCCGGAACAATTTGTTGTTCcagcaataaaaaaatatttcatattAAAAATATtccaattttttatatttatcaCGAACTGATATATCGGACCAACTTAACTTCTTACTTTCGACCCATCTAAGAAAAAAGTAGCTCATCACGCCTTCTGTCACAAATCCACTTGGGTCCGAGTAGCGCCCGTTCTTCTAGACTTCCGCCCTTCTATGCCCCAATTGCGACTCTGGGTTCGGCGTTTCGCTTTTATCTGCTTTCGCCCAATCCGGCGCCGGGTGTTCTTCTTTAGACGACCAGACACTGACACCGAAGACCGGAGTCCGACACACTCATGCACACGCAAGCTGGCTGGCGCGGCGGCACTGCAGTCCTGCGCGAGCATCTGCTGCTTAGGTGCTAGCACTAGCGCTGTAGTAAGTTATAGGTAATTTTAGTTTTGTGTTTCTGCCATTTTTGTTTGTAATATTGGCATTACTTTTtataaattatatatattattaaaaTTTCTATCTTCTTTTTAATTACCGTCGCAAATAAAAAATAGTTGGCCCAAAAGTCTATAGTGTCTGCTCGCCCTGGACCTTTGAAAACCAGGAGCCGGCCCTGTGTTTGTACAGTTTGGACAATGGTGAAGTGTGTGTTGGTCGAGTGTGGGTGGCTGGGGGTAGAGTGAAGGGCGTGTCATGTTCCCGGACAGAGCGTTCCGTCAGGTCGACCGAGTGTCGGGAGCACCTTTCACGTGCGGTAATTTTTCCCTTTTGTAAAAAATATATGTAGAGAAATATTGCAAAAAAATAATTGTGGAATTTTTacataaaatttttataaacaTAAGATTCTAGAAAAAATTTtagagaaaaaaattaaattaaaaaatgatataaaaacttataaaataaattttgggacaaaatatgttacaatttttttgaaacaaagcaTCTGACAAAACTTTGACACCTTTCATGTGTGAGGCTTTTCCTGACAAAATCGTTTCCTCCATCGTGTAAATTCAGCATCACAATGAAGATGTGATTCACCTAAAATGTGGCTGTAAACTACGGAGTACCtcagcttttcaaaaaaaaaaaaaacgctaCGGAGTACCTCGCAGTTGGTTCTGAATACTCTACATCAGTTTGAACGTGGATGCACGACCCATTCCCAGTGCAGATTCTTCAGGATTCAGAAGTGGTGCGCTGGCCCAGCTGCTGCAGCACATTCAGATGTTCAGACATTCCTCTGTTCCAATTAAACGCTCATTTACATCAAATCTTCGGATACATATATGGAGGATTAAATAcagtaaaaaaataattaattacacagtctaactgattagcacgagatgaatcttttaaacctaattaatttatgattagacattatttgtcaagtaacaacgaaatatattacagtaacttttcgcgaactaaatgGGGGCAACAGGCCAAGCAATGCGAGGCTGCCGCGAGCCTGAAATGGAGGGATTCTATATGGACTGGTGAGGCGGAGGATGGATCATCGCGCGATGGCGCATGGTTCCAGAGAGGAATTTTGCAGGTTCAGATTGGGCACTCGTCCTGCCATCCGCAGGCTTGACGTTGGTGCCGATGAGGGTGGTCTCGAGGCTGGCCGGGGCCGAGGCCGTGGAGACCCAAGGGGCGGTCGGCAACGGGGAAGCTCGTGACGGCGGCGAGCTGGCCGGACCTTGCGCCGTCCGTGGCTCGCGTAGTTGACCTCCTCGGCATCACCGTCTCGTTCTAAAGTGGCGTTGCATCTCTGCTCTGCAAACTCCGAGGCCGTGGAGAGTACTGGTGTTCTGAATGCCCATTTGTATACCGATTCCTCACGAGCGTGAGAGAATGATCGGACAAACCGTATCAAATTCTAGTTGCCAGAAAAATTGCATCTGTCTGAGCCTCTGAGGCTCCGAGCGATAAATAAGAAGCATGTACAGTTCCATCTGCATGGACGTATAGCTAATGGGAAAAATTGCTTCATCAGCATGTACAGCAGACATCACAAAATTCGCCGAGCCAGGACCTGCAAGGCTGCGACCAAAGCTGGAGCAGACTAATTAACAGAATCCTCACATGGCGAGCTACTAAGAGCAATGATTATAACCGGCTACAAGCGGATTAAATGCTAAGGTGGAGGGgaaaggagaggagagagagaggagaaacaGGCTGCAAACTTGCAGCCGGTTTGCAGCCGGTTTTGACAAAAAACCAAGAAACCTTGTGATAAAGATAAGTTAGCCTTATATTAATGGTAAATGACCAACTACTATACGAATGAGTTGAGAGGTAGGCTGCAGGGATCCTTACAGCTAATAGCTGGCTATATTATTAATATTGCTCTAAGGAGCATGCACAGGGCTTTAACAGAGCCAACTGACGGAGTCCAATTTGGGTTACATTTCTGGAGTCCCAAAACATTAGTCCCAGAGAGCTGGATGTTGGGCCGGATAAACCAGTCAGTACAGATAAACTGAGGTTAACCTGGGGCCTAGGACCATAATTGGAGTAACATTAAAAGGAAGCTAACACCACTAGTAGCTTTACTGACAACAGATGACGGACCATTGAACTTTGCAACTAACTGATAGTCTGATACTTCCCGGCGCAAGCTCAGGCCAGAGGCGCCTACTGGTGTGATCTTGCTCTTTCCCCGTTGGTTTGGCCTTCTTGGGAGTGACATGCTCCACCACATCCTTGATCGAGTCCATCTTCAGCTTGGATAGTGGGCGATCCAAGAGCTGCTTACAGCGACAAAAAAGATCAGACTCAAGCTTTGGTTGATGGATGTGACAGAACCGCTAAGTTAAAACGGCTAATTAAACATAACtgtcatcatttgaacacatcaggcgcattagttTAATTAGACGTAACATGACAGTCTgattccaacccacaggccgatcgaaataCACCAGTAGTCTCGCATgacggcgagcgcagacggtaccagcatgatgtaattttacaaaaatagtaaaaaacAATAAGACATTTACAAAACCgcttttaatataaaaatttacaaaaacAGTTTCCAATTTAGAATTTACGTAAGAAAGGGATAGCAGCGGAAAAGAATCTAATCTGAGGAACACTTTTAATAGAGAACAGATAAAAGAGTAAAATAGATCGAGAACTAGggagacgtgaggacgtcacatcgagcccaccgatgtgaatccgggttagctcctatacctgaaatagggtaaacagcaaaccctgagcaactaatactcagcaagacttacccaactatgggtatacttagcccacatatctagacatgcaaaactttctggctggtggtttatttgcagaaaagcatctaaAAGTGGATctttatttttaatattttagctccaggttctatatagattaacCATGATCTAATATTTGCCTAAACcaactagagcaaacatggtagaataTTAATCATAATTTAAAGTAGACatcaacatatataatataatccAGGTTCCATATCATATTACTACGATGTGATGCAGTTGATCAAgatgctcatatccgagagcgattgacggcgaatcgatctgatttaaccttgcaagatggacctaaccaacacggcacgcataggccccgtcggaccacacacaccaaccattcccctccccgccttgaactacaggaccgtctcaccatcatatggtcagccgagctcaacgtaagaccaccaaaagtaaatacatgcatcccatttctctgcgactactcgactaccccaggaggtgagttgaagtcctgtactttcggaGCAAAGCAGTattaggcttaccggtttcgactacctcctactcccggcatgcggttagtacaattcaacaTGATCACTAGGGTCAACAACgatacggtcctcaatcgacacagacaGGGCTAGGacaaccaggaaccctgtcctgctgccatacctacatctcatcatcatttcccgtccggtctcaattttCCTTCAATCCATTATTATGC
The genomic region above belongs to Panicum virgatum strain AP13 chromosome 8N, P.virgatum_v5, whole genome shotgun sequence and contains:
- the LOC120685636 gene encoding 3-ketoacyl-CoA synthase 20-like — its product is MSAATAAEQQPEPPAAGTTPPAVIRNARHRPSTLKLCYHLAVSNSPYLLLPLATALALRPIPRHPDPLPSLAAAARSALTSNTPLTLALLALAAALATIYLMRRPRAVYLLDFACYKPGPEHVITRETFMRQSVGAGTFTPENLAFQRKILERSGLGQGTFFPRAVLAWPPRPPCMAEARAEAEAVMFGAVDQVLAKTGVRPCDIGVVVVNCSLFNPTPSLSAMVVNHYKLRGNVASYNLGGMGCSAGLISIDLAKQLLQVHRNTYALVVSMENITLNWYWGNNRSMLMSNCLFRMGGAAVLLTNRGGAARRRAKYQLVHTVRTHQGADDRAYRCVFQEEDESGRVGVALSKDLMAVAGEALRTNITTLGPLVLPLSEQILFLASLVGRRVFGLRALRPYLPDFKMAFEHFCIHAGGRAVLDTVERNLGLSGWHMEPSRMTLHRWGNTSSSSLWYELAYAEAQGRVRRGHRVWQIAFGSGFKCNSAVWQALRDIDPAEEKVGNPWVDEIHRFPVEVPKVESVVTAAAAAAPEPEAAS